In Dysidea avara chromosome 3, odDysAvar1.4, whole genome shotgun sequence, a single window of DNA contains:
- the LOC136249213 gene encoding chitin synthase chs-2-like, whose translation MSSPRRRVHVRQEANGSTGDLQTPLVASTSSTESHILQSRERGEHDDLRPKYALRIIKWTALIIVALCTLTGTVVSKVSLVSITGRMYNLFDLYSDSRNIKNNSTGSKLFIQLVFLLIIPELISFLRCLIWGVIGKTSTKFPWPEWEAIVWGLFTTVIEVAALCGFVFGVACKLPPALTILILNGCFCFPIGAFLARRKLFGCLYSTIFSRSSRSRSTQRSTPFDGNYHQFQESGSVEPSGVTETRQQSPTVVYNVITTILEALGFLMQFGVLVAIPILLDAEGRFYYIAVIILLPITLFLLSFVWSGWAVMQKKLTRHGKIIYGGDRLKSGLITSAVRILLIPFVSYGYARVVLNLPVNFDSTNFVWDDPNELSTFLTHIMVSFVAYVFAWISCALQSWTFLIPMLLSTPISFGWYAGCVGIDGVFPFVGEYLVDWNIKWFVLVVASLLWISQYLAFSYHIFRNSDNVLTNDADLFWMPRYNSVFLEQHLVLNRKTAITGYSGQRIESFAKNVSDNCHIFICSTMYHENEDEMRQMLRSIFRVAEATERGNNRNNKYESHIFFDGACSGEQLNLWVMQLLGLLEKTLNVKPHVVTKLFTPYGIQLKYTLLGNMPFYIHLKDNGKVKNKKRWSQVMYMSYVLNFRIEHDKLDTDKAYILTTDADIDFTSNSVLALLDILACEDGVGAVCARTYPLGSGPVVWYQIFDYTVGHWFQKAAEHILGCVLCCPGCFSVFRVSALQDVLEIYGGSVENGFDFLTKDMGEDRWLCTLLIQKGWRLEYSAVSKDSTYCPETFEEFYKQRRRWIPSTMANLSVVISSYNEITTNNDSINVLFILYEFLMIFSTLISPATVILIIVTGLTAIDDSLSEVALIVVFSVIAVLYGVLCIYATEKTQIDAAKILTFVFAVIMAVVISGILTDVINDAIEGDPRNHTNSTSTDFRFPVDVSAVYLTVFALTFVVAGILHLNEILGLFHFIWYLLCLPSGYLFLLIYSVSNINNRSWGTREGASPKSGKSDGWVDYFLGLWDRFLGFLKRCIGKKKPLPVEDVDPAPYQVTEHCETDLYPYINLSPGVIKWLKDIECYDNYWKNFEREGYTELDFIATMKTHDFKAIGIDKRGFILKLEKEVKKLPTPELKTNIPENVAEWLNNLKLGDYIPLFKSEGYSTAEDVENLIGLTRKDLQGIGITRRAHLNQLMTSLKYLQYPSEGDIRVNKTRTLMDKAAKLKLSEAGDAYKMEYDFWTKLAQEKLQPESANFSKVEELKEKLKDLRNFSLLVLLLTNIMWIVFLYTLVFPQLTDYNLPERAFSLLFLAVFSIIIVIQFIAMIFHRFVTLLHLLAGISLRSTETAPRGSWSYEDVEYVSLNPLQS comes from the exons ATGTCAAGTCCCAGGCGCCGCGTGCACGTAAGGCAGGAAGCAAATGGATCAACTGGCGATTTGCAGACGCCACTAGTGGCGAGTACTTCGTCGACTGAAAGTCACATTCTGCAGAGCAGGGAAAGGGGAGAACACGACGATCTACGACCAAAGTATGCCCTCCGAATAATAAAATGGACTGCACTGATAATCGTTGCCTTATGCACTTTGACTGGAACAGTTGTAAGTAAAGTCTCGTTGGTCAGCATTACTGGAAGGATGTACAATCTCTTTGATCTATATTCCGACAGCCGAAACATAAAAAACAATAGTACTGGCTCgaaattatttattcaattGGTATTCTTGTTAATTATTCCTGAGTTGATCAGTTTTCTCCGATGCTTAATTTGGGGAGTGATTGGAAAAACCTCTACTAAGTTTCCTTGGCCTGAATGGGAAGCTATAGTTTGG GGTCTGTTTACTACTGTTATTGAAGTTGCTGCACTTTGTGGATTTGTTTTTGGAGTTGCTTGCAAATTACCTCCAGCATTAACCATTCTTATTTTAAATGGATGCTTTTGTTTTCCAATTGGTGCATTTCTGGCACGAAGGAAACTATTTGGGTGCCTATACAGTACCATATTCTCCAGATCATCAAGGTCGAGGTCTACACAAAGATCTACACCATTTGATGGTAACTATCACCAATTTCAAGAATCAGGTTCTGTTGAACCGAGTGGTGTGACTGAAACAAGACAACAGTCACCCACTGTAGTATACAATGTAATTACTACTATTCTAGAAGCTTTGGGATTTCTCATGCAATTTGGTGTACTGGTGGCGATTCCGATTTTACTGGATGCAGAAGGAAGATTTTACTACATAGCTGTTATTATTTTGCTCCCAATTACCTTGTTCCTCCTTTCCTTTGTATGGTCTGGATGGGCAGTTATGCAGAAAAAGTTAACAAGACATGGGAAGATCATATATGGTGGTGACAGATTAAAATCAG GTCTAATAACCAGTGCTGTGAGAATATTACTCATCCCATTTGTATCTTATGGATATGCAAGAGTGGTATTAAACCTTCCTGTTAACTTTGACTCTACAAATTTTGTTTGGGATGATCCCAATGAGCTCAGCACATTTCTAACCCATATAATGGTCAGTTTTGTGGCATATGTATTTGCTTGGATTTCATGTGCCTTACAATCTTGGACATTTCTTATTCCAATGTTGCTCTCCACACCGATATCATTTGGGTGGTATGCAGGGTGTGTAGGAATAGATGGAGTATTTCCATTTGTTGGTGAGTACTTGGTTGACTGGAACATCAAATGGTTTGTTCTGGTAGTAGCTTCCTTGCTTTGGATTTCACAATATTTAGCATTTAGCTATCACATATTTCGAAACTCTGACAATGTTTTAACTAATGATGCAGATTTGTTTTGGATGCCACGTTACAACAGTGTGTTTTTAGAACAGCATTTGGTGCTAAACAGGAAAACTGCAATAACTGGATATTCTGGACAACGTATTGAATCATTTGCAAAGAACGTTTCAGACAATTGCCACATTTTTATTTGTTCCACCATGTACCACGAGAATGAAGATGAAATGAGACAAATGTTGAGGTCCATTTTTCGAGTTGCTGAAGCTACTGAGAGAGGAAATAATAGAAACAACAAATATGAGTCTCATATATTTTTTGATGGCGCTTGCTCTGGTGAGCAGCTTAACTTATGGGTCATGCAGCTTCTTGGTTTGCTTGAAAAAACACTCAATGTTAAACCACATGttgttacaaaattatttacaccGTATGGAATACAACTGAAGTATACGCTATTGGGAAACATGCCATTTTACATTCACTTAAAGGACAATGGTAAAGTTAAAAATAAAAAGCGTTGGAGTCAAGTTATGTACATGAGCTATGTACTCAATTTTCGTATTGAACATGATAAGTTAGATACTGACAAGGCATATATTCTAACCACTGATGCTGATATTGACTTCACTAGTAATTCTGTACTGGCCCTTCTTGATATTCTTGCTTGCGAGGATGGAGTTGGTGCAGTTTGTGCAAGAACATATCCACTAGGTAGTGGTCCGGTAGTTTGGTATCAGATATTTGACTACACCGTTGGTCACTGGTTTCAGAAAGCAGCTGAACATATTCTAGGTTGTGTACTGTGTTGTCCAGGATGTTTTAGTGTGTTTAGGGTCAGTGCTTTACAAGATGTACTGGAAATATATGGAGGTAGTGTGGAGAATGGGTTTGATTTCTTAACAAAGGACATGGGAGAAGACAGGTGGCTATGCACACTACTGATTCAAAAAGGATGGAGATTGGAATATTCAGCTGTGTCAAAAGATAGTACATACTGCCCTGAAACTTTTGAGGAATTCTATAAACAGCGTCGAAGATGGATACCATCCACCATGGCTAATTTATCAGTAGTTATTAGTAGCTATAATGAGATTACCACCAACAATGACTCCATCAACGTTTTGTTCATTTTATATGAATTTTTAATGATTTTTTCTACCTTGATATCTCCAGCAACAGTAATACTTATTATTGTGACAGGCCTGACAGCTATAGATGATAGTTTAAGTGAAGTAGCACTGATTGTGGTCTTTAGTGTGATTGCTGTTTTGTATGGTGTGCTTTGCATTTATGCTACAGAGAAGACACAGATTGATGCAGCTAAAATACTTACATTTGTGTTTGCAGTTATAATGGCAGTTGTTATTTCTGGAATTCTCACTGACGTTATTAATGATGCTATTGAAGGAGACCCAAGAAATCACACAAACTCCACCAGTACTGATTTTAGATTCCCTGTGGATGTAAGTGCAGTTTATCTTACCGTGTTTGCTCTTACGTTTGTTGTAGCTGGAATTCTTCATTTGAATGAAATCTTAGGACTATTTCATTTCATCTGGTACCTTCTTTGCTTACCATCAGGCTACTTGTTCTTATTAATATATTCTGTAAGTAACATCAATAACAGAAGTTGGGGGACAAGAGAAGGAGCCAGTCCTAAAAGTGGTAAATCAGATGGCTGGGTTGATTACTTTCTTGGTTTATGGGATAGATTTCTTGGATTCCTTAAGAGATGCATTGGTAAAAAGAAGCCTCTACCAGTTGAAGATGTTGACCCAGCTCCATATCAGGTTACAGAACATTGTGAAACTGACCTATACCCTTACATTAACCTAAGCCCAGGTGTCATAAAGTGGTTGAAAGATATTGAATGTTAT GATAATTATTGGAAAAATTTTGAAAGAGAGGGCTATACTGAATTGGACTTTATTGCTACAATGAAAACACAT GATTTTAAGGCTATTGGAATTGATAAAAGAGGTTTTATACTAAAGCTAGAAAAAGAAGTTAAGAAACTTCCAACTCCAGAATTGAAAACAAATATTCCA GAAAATGTTGCCGAGTGGTTGAACAATCTAAAACTAGGAGACTACATACCATTATTCAAATCAGAGGGTTATTCTACAGCTGAAGATGTGGAGAACCTAATAGGCCTCACAAGGAAAGATCTACAGGGTATTGGCATCACCAGACGAG CTCATCTTAATCAGTTGATGACAAGTTTAAAGTACTTGCAGTATCCTTCAGAAG GTGATATACGTGTTAACAAGACCAGAACTCTGATGGATAAAGCTGCAAAATTGAAACTGTCTGAAGCTGGTGATGCATACAAAATGGAGTATGATTTTTGGACAAAATTGGCCCAAGAAAAGCTTCAACCAGAATCAGCCAATTTTAGTAAAGTTGAAGAGCTAAAAGAAAAGTTAAAAGACCTTCGCAATTTTAGTTTGCTAGTGCTACTCCTCACTAATATCATGTGGATAGTGTTCTTATACACTTTAGTGTTTCCACAGTTAACTGATTACAATCTGCCAGAACGTGCCTTTAGTTTGCTATTTCTTGCTGTCTTCAGCATCATCATTGTGATACAGTTTATAGCCATGATATTTCACCGGTTTGTCACACTACTACACTTGTTGGCTGGAATATCACTTAGATCCACTGAGACTGCTCCACGTGGTAGCTGGTCATATGAAGATGTTGAGTATGTATCACTGAATCCACTGCAGAGCTAA
- the LOC136248291 gene encoding E3 SUMO-protein ligase ZBED1-like yields MAVDHSNHSSAAALDLAVYSSRQKSAVWKYFGVEKNRSGAAERDKRVTCKLCAQKVAHGGGTTNLKNHLRTNHRKEYDELYESDLNLSATMDSFVRSSGVKRLPQNSARALELNNAVVEFILRDLRPVSVVNGAGFLNLMDVAEPRFVVPCRRTVMNHIDRKYCEMKRAVRGSLSGQQCVTLTTDMWTSRAGDGYFSLTVHYVTEEFEMVSNQLQCQHLPGEHDHTHISEAITAALSEWCIQLDEDVVAFVTDNGSNIKKSLKDDLKILNLPCSGHTLNLSVQRAFALPEVHTAVARARKVVEHFNKSRLDFEKLGEKQQLLGLPHHKLIQAVPHRWNSVYDMIERLCEQQAAVAAVLHNHRDLLHLEYSPTEWRLLEDLCKLLEPFKDATVYLSASRYPTLSVLGPILDKIWKNLEEGGDSPVISRVKRAINDDLKTRYQDNEICELMNKASLLDPRLKSLIHLTEVEQTNTIDCLVNEIVSTFSPPAPTSDGSEEPELMVLDEHEQPPDGDHSSGEPVRKKCMLEKLLGTSFSENTDTSVTVSYNELVIAELSRYKSEPILELKGKPMEWWKDHQHSYPNLSCMAKKYLGIVATSVPSERLFSTAGNVVTAKRCALEPENVEKLVFLHDNLPPVKLPYQRLK; encoded by the coding sequence ATGGCGGTGGACCACTCAAACCATAGCAGTGCAGCAGCACTGGACTTAGCTGTTTACTCTTCCCGACAAAAGTCAGCAGTGTGGAAATATTTCGGTGTTGAAAAGAACAGGAGTGGGGCCGCTGAGAGAGATAAGCGTGTTACCTGTAAACTCTGTGCTCAGAAAGTTGCTCACGGTGGCGGCACGACAAACTTGAAGAACCATTTACGAACTAACCACAGAAAAGAGTACGACGAGTTATATGAAAGTGATTTAAATCTCTCTGCAACCATGGATAGTTTCGTTCGATCGTCAGGTGTGAAAAGGTTACCACAGAATTCAGCTCGAGCACTAGAACTTAACAATGCTGTTGTGGAGTTTATTTTGAGAGATTTGAGACCGGTGAGTGTTGTTAACGGGGCTGGGTTTTTAAACCTTATGGATGTAGCGGAGCCTCGCTTCGTCGTCCCATGTAGAAGAACTGTAATGAATCATATTGACCGGAAGTACTGTGAAATGAAGCGTGCAGTACGAGGATCATTAAGTGGACAACAGTGCGTTACACTTACCACTGACATGTGGACGTCAAGGGCTGGTGATGGCTACTTTTCACTCACAGTGCATTATGTTACTGAGGAGTTTGAAATGGTCAGTAATCAGCTACAGTGCCAACATTTACCTGGTGAAcatgaccacacccacattagtGAAGCAATCACTGCTGCACTGTCTGAGTGGTGCATCCAACTGGATGAAGATGTTGTAGCTTTTGTAACAGATAATGGCAGTAACATTAAGAAGTCCTTGAAAGATGACCTCAAGATACTTAACTTACCTTGTTCTGGCCACACATTGAACTTGTCTGTGCAAAGAGCTTTTGCTTTACCAGAAGTGCACACAGCTGTAGCCAGAGCTAGAAAGGTAGTAGAGCATTTTAACAAATCTCGTCTTGATTTTGAGAAATTGGGAGAAAAGCAACAGCTATTAGGCTTACCTCATCACAAGTTAATTCAGGCAGTTCCGCATCGATGGAATTCAGTTTATGACATGATTGAAAGGTTATGTGAGCAACaagctgctgttgctgctgtgcTTCATAACCACAGAGACTTATTACATTTGGAATACTCCCCTACAGAATGGAGGCTACTGGAAGATTTGTGCAAACTTTTAGAACCATTTAAGGATGCTACTGTTTACCTTAGCGCTAGCAGGTACCCTACCTTATCTGTTCTAGGGCCTATTCTGGATAAAATATGGAAGAATTTGGAGGAAGGTGGAGACTCTCCAGTAATTTCCAGAGTGAAAAGAGCTATCAATGATGACTTGAAAACCAGGTACCAAGACAATGAAATCTGTGAGTTGATGAATAAAGCATCCCTCCTTGACCCTCGTTTAAAGTCATTAATACATTTAACTGAAGTGGAACAGACCAATACAATCGACTGTCTGGTCAATGAAATTGTAAGTACATTTTCTCCACCAGCTCCAACTTCTGATGGCAGTGAAGAACCTGAACTCATGGTATTAGATGAACATGAACAACCACCAGATGGTGATCATAGTAGTGGTGAGCCAGTGAGAAAGAAGTGCATGCTTGAAAAATTATTGGGAACCTCCTTTTCTGAAAACACAGACACCTCTGTGACAGTTTCCTACAATGAACTGGTGATAGCCGAGTTAAGCCGTTACAAATCTGAACCAATATTGGAATTGAAAGGGAAGCCAATGGAGTGGTGGAAGGATCATCAACACTCTTATCCAAACTTATCATGCATGGCAAAAAAATATTTAGGGATAGTGGCAACATCAGTTCCTTCTGAAAGACTCTTTAGTACGGCAGGTAATGTTGTGACAGCGAAGAGGTGTGCTTTAGAACCAGAGAATGTGGAGAAGTTGGTTTTCTTACATGATAACCTACCACCAGTGAAGTTGCCTTATCAGCGACTAAAGTGA